From Paenibacillus sp. GP183, one genomic window encodes:
- a CDS encoding helix-turn-helix transcriptional regulator, with translation MLEWMLRKIMADRGIWSGAALGRLLNEKVDYSLSAPSISALLSGNPKQMKADTLDALCTALDCKPNDLWVHTPSSRIKGA, from the coding sequence TTGCTCGAATGGATGTTGAGAAAAATAATGGCTGACAGAGGTATATGGTCAGGTGCAGCATTGGGGCGTCTTTTAAACGAAAAAGTAGACTATAGCCTTTCTGCACCTTCCATCAGTGCTCTATTATCAGGAAACCCGAAACAAATGAAGGCAGATACGCTTGATGCATTATGTACAGCTTTAGATTGTAAACCAAATGACTTATGGGTCCATACTCCATCTTCACGAATAAAGGGTGCTTAA
- a CDS encoding GNAT family N-acetyltransferase — translation MNVVNATKEDIKGWLELASEVEYLFGPMVNDPNFLQALEKNINQDSAFCVRESDGLPGSRLLGGVLFSSSNAPSYKIGWLSVSSQARNKGVATALLKHILQLVEIPSDISVTTFGDDIPDGQPARRLYQKFGFIPLMELISNGPEGGSRQMFRLTITHKGFR, via the coding sequence ATGAATGTTGTAAACGCAACAAAGGAAGATATCAAAGGTTGGTTAGAACTGGCTTCTGAGGTTGAGTATCTTTTTGGTCCAATGGTGAATGACCCAAATTTTCTTCAGGCATTAGAGAAAAATATAAATCAAGATAGTGCGTTCTGTGTGCGAGAAAGTGATGGTTTACCAGGTTCACGCTTACTTGGGGGAGTGTTGTTTTCTTCATCAAATGCTCCAAGTTACAAGATTGGGTGGTTATCGGTTTCAAGCCAAGCGAGAAATAAAGGAGTCGCAACGGCATTGCTTAAACATATCCTACAACTTGTCGAGATTCCATCAGATATATCAGTTACTACATTTGGTGATGATATTCCAGATGGTCAACCTGCAAGACGGCTCTATCAGAAATTTGGTTTTATTCCTTTGATGGAATTGATTTCAAATGGTCCAGAAGGTGGTTCACGGCAAATGTTCAGGTTGACGATTACTCATAAGGGATTCAGATAA
- a CDS encoding methyltransferase domain-containing protein, with protein sequence MNTNTARNRAELSGKLTNVLDSRSLTNSHKRLAGILTEGMTILDVGCGTGAITRGIAEAVGPNGRVVGIDSNPNLIEKARQTHGETPGIIFETGDIYNLTYEEQFDIVTSARVLVWLSDPLKALKMMKSAAKIGGRILIADYNHEKISWEPQPPSSMLYFYSAYLKWRSDAGMDNAIADHLPDMFQKTGIEEITITPHHEVTKRTDPDFQTRIGIWADTASSRGVQMERDGYITENQYVIAEKEYREWMIQDAKSLTMYMLAVEGVRLL encoded by the coding sequence ATGAACACAAATACTGCTCGAAATCGGGCAGAATTATCAGGAAAGTTGACAAACGTATTAGATTCCAGATCGTTAACAAACTCTCATAAAAGGCTTGCAGGGATACTCACTGAAGGTATGACGATACTTGATGTTGGTTGTGGAACAGGAGCAATTACACGTGGAATAGCAGAAGCAGTAGGACCAAATGGGCGTGTTGTAGGAATTGATAGTAATCCAAACCTAATCGAAAAAGCCCGTCAAACTCACGGTGAAACACCAGGAATAATTTTTGAAACAGGTGACATCTATAATCTTACTTATGAAGAACAATTTGACATTGTCACCTCCGCTCGTGTTTTAGTATGGTTGTCTGACCCGTTGAAAGCATTAAAAATGATGAAATCTGCCGCTAAAATTGGTGGGCGTATTTTGATTGCTGATTATAATCATGAGAAAATATCATGGGAACCACAGCCTCCCTCAAGTATGCTTTATTTCTATTCCGCATATTTGAAATGGCGTTCCGATGCAGGTATGGATAATGCGATTGCAGATCACCTTCCTGATATGTTTCAAAAAACTGGTATTGAAGAAATCACTATAACCCCCCATCATGAGGTAACTAAGCGAACAGATCCTGATTTCCAAACTCGCATTGGAATATGGGCTGATACTGCTTCAAGCAGAGGAGTCCAAATGGAAAGAGATGGGTATATCACTGAAAATCAATATGTGATAGCGGAAAAAGAATATCGGGAATGGATGATTCAAGACGCCAAATCTTTAACGATGTATATGTTAGCAGTTGAGGGTGTGAGACTTTTGTAA
- a CDS encoding VOC family protein, translating to MRAQISLITIVTSDVPKMTEFYSDVIGFKTKSKSENYVEFENEGVRFAICSRQILADVTGGHNSFKEDTKRQSFELAFPCESPEDVKKTYDELIAKGAVAVKEPTAMPWGQTTAFFADPEGNIHEIFAD from the coding sequence ATGAGAGCACAAATTTCCTTGATTACGATCGTTACGAGCGACGTGCCTAAAATGACCGAATTTTACAGTGACGTGATTGGGTTCAAAACCAAAAGCAAATCTGAAAATTACGTTGAGTTTGAAAACGAGGGGGTGCGGTTTGCGATTTGTTCCCGACAAATATTGGCTGATGTCACAGGCGGTCACAATTCTTTCAAGGAGGATACCAAGAGACAGTCTTTTGAACTCGCATTCCCTTGCGAATCTCCTGAAGACGTTAAGAAGACTTATGATGAATTGATTGCGAAAGGAGCCGTCGCGGTTAAAGAACCTACGGCGATGCCTTGGGGGCAAACAACGGCTTTCTTTGCCGATCCTGAAGGAAATATACATGAAATATTCGCGGACTGA
- a CDS encoding transposase has translation MYKRGRKEQQISMDDPFMNIPKSIVENLRKSWAEDFYNDIFLSINEDRFSMLYSPQYSRPNKPVNILVSLLILKELHSLTDDQLMGSLYFDYRYQYALGISDFEKESICINTITNFRQRLVEHESKTQEDLLKQETDALSQKLAEVIQLDKSMARMDSFMFSSSCKKLTRLELVYKVVQYMVKGLNKLDAVFVPEVFQDYLKEEHLNQTLYHTKSEEVGSKLDYQIEQAATLYRYAVQHPEWREMNEFQHLSRLLNEQCIETEEGVAIAIDAKHISPESLQNPSDPDATYRNKGGKGHVGLSVNLVEVRDQQKKVGLILSHDVRKNTHSDAAFGESFIQNDPLAAQIKTLAADGAYYRQSTLEEAKGKDIELNLSNMTGRKAAKETLPVQQFERNDKRLIVKCPAGHEPIRATYEASKQLYTAKFSKDLCLTCPFREQCPMKEQQKYNNVRFTESKLQSDSMRSSMGTDRHRELSRFRAGVEGVVSALRRGFRIDDLPVRGLLRSKIWIHAKILAYNFKSVTKYRARTA, from the coding sequence ATGTATAAACGTGGCAGAAAAGAACAACAAATATCGATGGACGATCCGTTCATGAATATACCCAAATCGATCGTAGAGAATCTTCGTAAAAGTTGGGCTGAGGATTTCTACAACGACATATTTCTATCCATTAATGAAGATCGTTTTTCCATGCTCTACAGCCCCCAATATAGCCGCCCGAACAAGCCTGTGAATATCCTGGTTAGCTTGCTCATTCTCAAAGAGCTGCACAGTCTGACCGATGATCAACTGATGGGATCGTTGTACTTCGATTATCGCTATCAATATGCGCTTGGGATTAGCGACTTTGAAAAAGAGAGTATTTGCATCAATACGATCACGAACTTCCGACAACGCTTAGTCGAACATGAAAGCAAGACCCAGGAAGACTTATTAAAGCAAGAAACCGATGCTCTGTCTCAGAAGCTAGCCGAAGTCATTCAGTTGGATAAAAGCATGGCCCGAATGGATTCCTTTATGTTCAGCAGCTCTTGCAAGAAGCTGACCCGTCTTGAACTTGTGTACAAAGTCGTTCAATACATGGTCAAAGGGCTTAATAAGTTAGATGCAGTCTTCGTACCAGAAGTTTTTCAAGACTATCTGAAAGAAGAACACCTCAACCAAACGCTATATCATACGAAAAGTGAAGAAGTTGGATCTAAGCTGGACTACCAAATTGAGCAAGCTGCAACGTTGTATCGTTACGCTGTACAACATCCGGAGTGGCGCGAAATGAATGAATTCCAGCATCTTTCTCGTTTACTCAATGAGCAATGCATCGAAACCGAAGAAGGAGTCGCTATTGCGATCGACGCCAAGCATATTTCACCAGAGAGTTTGCAAAACCCCTCAGACCCAGATGCTACTTACCGTAACAAGGGTGGTAAAGGCCATGTTGGGTTGTCTGTTAATCTCGTTGAAGTTCGTGACCAACAAAAGAAAGTCGGTCTGATTCTTAGCCATGATGTACGGAAGAATACCCATAGCGACGCAGCATTTGGCGAATCCTTTATTCAAAATGATCCCCTTGCGGCTCAGATCAAAACGCTGGCTGCTGATGGAGCTTACTATCGCCAAAGCACCTTGGAAGAAGCAAAGGGTAAAGACATCGAGCTGAATCTATCCAATATGACAGGCCGTAAAGCCGCTAAAGAAACATTGCCCGTTCAGCAATTCGAAAGAAATGATAAGCGCCTCATCGTCAAATGCCCTGCCGGTCATGAACCGATTCGTGCGACGTATGAAGCAAGTAAGCAGTTATATACCGCCAAGTTTTCTAAGGATCTATGTCTCACTTGCCCGTTTAGGGAACAATGCCCGATGAAAGAACAGCAAAAGTACAATAACGTTCGTTTCACAGAAAGCAAACTTCAATCCGATTCAATGCGCAGCAGCATGGGGACAGACCGGCACCGCGAACTGTCGCGATTCAGAGCTGGTGTTGAAGGCGTTGTGTCCGCACTAAGACGGGGATTCCGAATTGATGATCTCCCTGTCAGGGGACTTCTGCGCTCAAAAATCTGGATACATGCTAAAATTCTAGCCTACAACTTCAAATCAGTGACGAAGTACAGAGCAAGAACGGCATAA
- a CDS encoding AAA family ATPase, which translates to MVSYLYFSESGRQPEQKNAFNFGLETREVEKKLDIGYLSQVNSITGTLGSALLNNLPTIIDIPAFRTIPSKNGLATEVEIHPDGRNLHNVIHTILSQRNNHLEPLQEFVRSLFPQYREIIAPNIVEADSSHYAEIQLRDVMENTIPLSACGAGVGQLILLASLVILRSEPTIFLMDEPHSFLHPEAELNLVLFLKKYDKHYYFVTTHSTTIINAADSNRVLLCTFENNETKIRTLTQTTGITEIFQEIGLRNADIALANKILFVEGEAEALVNLWL; encoded by the coding sequence GTGGTTTCTTATTTATACTTTTCTGAAAGTGGGAGACAGCCTGAACAAAAAAACGCGTTCAATTTCGGTTTAGAAACTAGGGAAGTCGAAAAAAAACTTGATATTGGTTATTTATCACAGGTAAATTCAATTACAGGTACTCTTGGCTCAGCCTTACTAAATAATCTCCCCACTATAATTGATATTCCTGCCTTTCGTACTATACCTTCAAAAAATGGTCTTGCAACAGAAGTTGAAATCCACCCGGATGGAAGAAATTTGCATAACGTAATTCACACAATACTTTCACAAAGAAACAATCACTTAGAACCGCTTCAAGAGTTTGTACGCAGTCTATTCCCCCAATATAGAGAAATAATTGCACCTAATATCGTGGAAGCTGATTCCTCGCATTATGCAGAAATACAATTACGGGATGTAATGGAGAACACCATCCCTCTTTCCGCTTGTGGTGCAGGTGTTGGGCAATTGATACTTCTAGCTTCTTTAGTTATATTACGTTCCGAACCAACTATTTTTCTTATGGATGAGCCTCATTCGTTTTTGCACCCTGAGGCAGAGCTTAATCTAGTTCTTTTCTTGAAAAAGTATGATAAACATTATTATTTTGTGACCACTCATTCAACAACTATAATTAACGCAGCAGATTCAAATCGTGTATTATTGTGTACCTTTGAAAATAATGAAACAAAAATACGCACTCTTACGCAAACTACTGGTATAACGGAAATTTTTCAAGAAATTGGTCTAAGGAATGCTGATATAGCATTGGCTAACAAAATATTATTTGTTGAAGGAGAAGCAGAGGCTTTAGTCAATCTGTGGTTATAA
- a CDS encoding uridine kinase, which produces MITSLEELMDKFNVIPRKQKTLILGIDGGGASGKSTLAQKLQMINENVTVVHMDDFYKPSDERELIDHRNEIGANWDWRRVGTQVLSPLKNDMPSQYQKYDWDRDKMAEWSTVLVGGIVIIEGCYSIRKELSHLYDILIWVDSPREFRLERGVKRDGNSNRQMWENVWLPAEDRYFEIQQPTEYADIIIDGTGQIGNISKFEVNVISDPNGLTE; this is translated from the coding sequence ATGATCACATCATTGGAAGAACTTATGGATAAATTTAATGTCATTCCTAGAAAACAAAAGACCTTGATATTAGGAATTGATGGCGGGGGAGCATCAGGAAAGAGTACGCTAGCTCAAAAACTTCAAATGATAAATGAAAATGTGACTGTTGTTCATATGGATGATTTCTATAAACCTTCCGATGAGAGAGAACTGATCGATCATAGAAATGAGATTGGTGCAAATTGGGATTGGAGGCGTGTTGGAACACAGGTATTAAGCCCATTAAAAAACGATATGCCAAGTCAGTATCAAAAATATGATTGGGATAGAGATAAGATGGCTGAATGGTCTACAGTGTTGGTTGGAGGAATTGTGATTATTGAGGGGTGTTACTCCATTCGAAAAGAATTATCTCATCTCTATGACATCCTAATTTGGGTTGATAGCCCTAGAGAATTTAGGCTTGAAAGAGGAGTAAAGAGAGATGGTAATTCCAACCGACAAATGTGGGAAAATGTATGGTTACCAGCTGAAGATAGATATTTTGAAATTCAACAACCAACTGAATATGCTGACATAATAATTGATGGTACAGGTCAAATTGGTAATATTTCGAAGTTTGAAGTCAATGTAATTAGTGATCCGAATGGATTGACAGAGTAA
- a CDS encoding HAD family hydrolase, translating into MISVVLWDLDGTIQDSEALAKDGTRYGFKQVLGREPTEDEFAQLVGRPVPVVYNEWFDDDVAKQILDTGTSYYQERAEQIPCYSGIPELLSELKRRGYRMGIVSSKRRFHVVNELKAKTLDNLFDVIVAQEDTKLHKPHPDPLILAASHLKSPPENCIYIGDQPSDLRAAGAARMKGIAALWGDGKFERLEPICSKMLAYTPMDILNFL; encoded by the coding sequence TTGATCTCTGTTGTTCTTTGGGACTTAGATGGGACTATTCAAGATAGCGAGGCGTTAGCAAAGGATGGGACACGCTATGGATTCAAGCAGGTTCTTGGAAGGGAGCCAACGGAAGACGAATTTGCTCAACTTGTCGGGCGTCCAGTTCCAGTAGTTTACAATGAATGGTTCGATGATGATGTGGCAAAACAGATTCTTGATACGGGGACAAGTTATTACCAAGAACGTGCTGAACAAATCCCTTGCTACTCAGGTATCCCAGAGTTACTGAGCGAATTGAAGCGGAGAGGTTATCGAATGGGAATCGTATCTTCTAAACGACGATTCCATGTTGTAAATGAATTGAAGGCAAAGACTTTAGACAACTTGTTTGATGTTATCGTAGCCCAAGAAGACACTAAACTGCACAAACCTCACCCCGATCCCCTGATTCTCGCGGCTAGTCACCTTAAGTCTCCTCCTGAGAATTGCATATACATTGGTGACCAACCTTCAGACTTACGAGCAGCTGGTGCTGCACGAATGAAGGGTATTGCGGCACTTTGGGGAGACGGCAAATTTGAACGGCTTGAGCCGATTTGTTCAAAAATGTTAGCTTATACGCCGATGGACATTCTTAATTTTCTATAA
- the def gene encoding peptide deformylase produces the protein MTIKTILPFGDPTLRKLSKPVESITPRIIKLLDDLTETLYASEGRAGLAAPQVGILRRVIVMDCGEGLIELINPEIIYRSGEQVGPEGCLSYPGYAGVVRRSQYVKIKSLTRSGSESIIEGEGILARCIQHEVDHLNGFLYIDHIKDGLFYNEETNGIANLLEVTKLTYSNSL, from the coding sequence ATGACTATAAAGACTATTTTGCCATTCGGAGATCCTACTCTTCGAAAGTTATCTAAGCCAGTTGAAAGCATTACTCCAAGAATCATAAAACTTCTTGATGATTTGACTGAGACACTCTACGCTTCGGAGGGTCGAGCTGGCTTAGCCGCCCCACAAGTTGGAATTCTAAGAAGAGTTATTGTTATGGATTGCGGTGAAGGTTTAATTGAATTAATTAATCCCGAGATAATTTATCGAAGCGGAGAACAAGTGGGACCTGAGGGATGTTTATCTTATCCGGGTTACGCGGGTGTAGTAAGAAGATCTCAATATGTAAAAATTAAAAGTTTAACTAGATCCGGCTCAGAGTCTATTATTGAAGGTGAGGGGATACTAGCAAGATGCATCCAACACGAAGTTGATCATTTAAATGGATTCCTCTACATTGATCATATTAAAGATGGTTTGTTTTATAATGAGGAAACTAATGGAATAGCGAATCTGCTTGAAGTGACTAAGTTAACATATAGCAATTCGCTTTAA
- a CDS encoding recombinase family protein, translated as MELIGYARVSTREQKLDLQLDALKQHGCTKIFMEKESGGKSDRPELNAALGYLRNGDTLVVSKLDRLARSTFDLHRIAKQLEERGIHLVILKQNIDTSTPAGKLMFTMLGAVAEFEKDLINERTAEGRAKAKAKGTHMGRKGQDEKQVKKALALFYARQDNGLSVNEIAGMTGVPRSTIYAKVKEQ; from the coding sequence ATGGAATTAATCGGATACGCACGAGTCTCTACACGTGAGCAGAAACTGGACTTACAACTTGACGCACTGAAACAGCATGGCTGCACGAAGATATTTATGGAGAAGGAATCAGGCGGAAAGAGTGACCGTCCCGAATTAAATGCCGCGTTGGGTTATCTGCGTAATGGCGATACACTTGTCGTATCAAAGCTGGACAGGCTTGCCCGAAGCACATTTGATCTACATCGGATCGCTAAGCAGTTGGAAGAGCGGGGAATTCACTTAGTAATTCTGAAACAGAACATCGACACATCCACACCAGCCGGTAAGCTGATGTTCACTATGTTAGGTGCCGTAGCAGAGTTTGAAAAGGATCTGATCAACGAGAGGACGGCGGAAGGCAGAGCAAAGGCGAAAGCTAAGGGAACGCATATGGGGAGAAAAGGGCAGGACGAGAAGCAGGTCAAAAAGGCGTTGGCACTGTTTTATGCTAGGCAAGACAACGGACTTAGCGTCAACGAAATAGCCGGTATGACGGGTGTTCCACGTTCAACGATTTACGCAAAGGTAAAAGAACAGTAA
- a CDS encoding WecB/TagA/CpsF family glycosyltransferase has product MENYAKVMGVKFPEITLDRTVEILSSVIEQKRSQLFHVITVNPEITMACQKDRLLRSIIDDAGLITADGIGIVMVSRLRGGNLPERVTGYDTLLRLLDSGNQKKWSFYFLGADPNTNLKVCEVIRDKYPDLLILGRHHGFFKQNEEDKIVEEIGSLKPDILIVALGAPYAERWIHKYRLELNAKIAIGVGGSLDVIAGKVKGTPESWKRLNVEWLYRLIQQPSRWRRQLILPRFAIRALLFREKN; this is encoded by the coding sequence TTGGAAAATTATGCGAAAGTAATGGGAGTTAAATTTCCCGAAATCACATTAGACCGTACGGTAGAAATTCTTAGTAGTGTAATTGAACAGAAAAGATCTCAACTTTTTCATGTTATTACGGTTAATCCAGAAATCACAATGGCATGCCAAAAGGACAGATTGCTACGTTCAATAATAGATGATGCTGGTCTTATTACAGCCGATGGTATTGGGATTGTAATGGTATCTCGTTTAAGGGGAGGAAATCTTCCTGAACGTGTTACTGGTTACGATACGCTATTAAGGCTACTCGATTCCGGGAATCAAAAGAAATGGTCATTTTATTTTTTGGGTGCAGATCCAAACACGAATCTAAAAGTATGTGAGGTTATTCGTGATAAGTATCCGGACCTTTTAATACTAGGGAGGCACCACGGTTTCTTTAAGCAAAATGAAGAAGATAAGATAGTTGAAGAGATTGGTTCCTTAAAACCGGATATCTTGATAGTTGCACTTGGAGCCCCCTATGCTGAGAGATGGATTCATAAATATAGATTAGAGCTTAATGCGAAAATTGCTATTGGTGTTGGAGGAAGCCTCGATGTAATTGCTGGAAAAGTAAAGGGGACTCCTGAAAGTTGGAAGAGGCTAAATGTCGAATGGCTCTATAGATTGATTCAGCAACCATCAAGATGGAGACGACAACTGATCTTACCCCGTTTTGCCATAAGGGCATTATTATTTAGAGAAAAAAACTAA
- a CDS encoding GNAT family N-acetyltransferase: MIIQSKILDLRKTQINDLAFVLETETDPNNIPFIGQWTFEQHLEALTNENMVHLTIENKQGNKVGYVILTGFLDSNKAVCVKRITTKIKGQGYGKEAMKLIIKWVFENTETHRIWLDVKNFNHRARHVYESVGFIFEGTLRDCFFNGERFESLSVMSILRHEYKG; the protein is encoded by the coding sequence ATGATTATTCAATCTAAGATACTGGACCTACGGAAAACACAAATAAATGATTTAGCATTTGTTTTAGAAACAGAAACTGACCCAAATAACATTCCATTTATTGGACAATGGACTTTCGAACAACACTTAGAAGCCTTAACGAATGAAAATATGGTTCATTTAACCATTGAGAACAAACAGGGCAATAAGGTTGGATATGTTATATTAACAGGATTTTTAGATTCGAACAAAGCTGTTTGCGTAAAGCGAATAACTACTAAGATTAAGGGTCAAGGGTATGGAAAAGAAGCAATGAAGCTTATCATAAAGTGGGTTTTTGAGAATACCGAGACTCATCGTATTTGGTTGGATGTGAAAAATTTTAATCATCGGGCACGTCATGTTTATGAATCAGTTGGTTTTATCTTTGAAGGAACACTTAGGGACTGCTTCTTCAATGGAGAAAGATTTGAATCTCTCTCAGTAATGTCTATACTTAGACATGAATATAAGGGGTAA
- a CDS encoding M24 family metallopeptidase gives MEQLLQYTYVQSIAKATISELQEIIKEGISEIEIVYSAEEIMRNKGIHRFWYHGVGAFVHVGKRTTISESGKDYKPSSDTLIGRNDIVTIDLSPEINTYWGDYARTLIVVDGNVIEEDILANTKNEYALEFSRGIIAEKELHKVFIDFVRPDMTFEEVYIYMNEVIQQLGYINLDFSGNLGHTIEFNKDHRRYFESGNKMKLSEASLFTFEPHIKYRNGEYGFKRENIYYFRNGELLIL, from the coding sequence GTGGAACAATTGTTACAGTATACCTACGTTCAATCGATCGCTAAAGCTACCATAAGTGAATTACAGGAGATAATTAAAGAAGGTATCTCGGAAATTGAAATCGTCTATAGTGCCGAAGAGATCATGAGAAATAAGGGCATTCATAGGTTTTGGTATCACGGTGTAGGGGCATTTGTTCATGTTGGAAAAAGGACAACCATTTCTGAGTCAGGTAAGGATTATAAGCCATCATCGGATACATTAATCGGCAGAAATGACATCGTGACCATAGACCTTAGTCCAGAGATTAACACCTATTGGGGAGACTATGCACGAACGCTAATAGTCGTCGACGGAAATGTAATTGAAGAAGACATACTTGCAAATACCAAAAATGAATATGCCTTAGAATTTTCACGTGGAATTATCGCCGAAAAGGAACTTCATAAAGTATTTATTGATTTTGTAAGACCTGACATGACTTTTGAAGAAGTTTACATATATATGAATGAGGTTATACAACAACTTGGTTACATTAATCTTGATTTTTCTGGGAATTTGGGGCACACAATCGAATTTAATAAAGATCATAGAAGATATTTTGAGTCGGGGAATAAGATGAAGCTTAGTGAAGCATCTCTTTTTACATTTGAGCCACATATAAAGTACAGAAATGGAGAGTATGGCTTTAAACGGGAGAATATTTACTATTTCCGTAATGGAGAATTACTTATTTTATAG
- a CDS encoding nucleotidyltransferase domain-containing protein — translation MEEVLKMSYRLPEVVDTSMRKLNEALQARLPQTIESFYVYGSTALNAYVNGSSDIDFLVFVNRTLIPSDIQFIIEAHRLVELEFPTLDIMGAYIRQEDAGKSLNEIPPFPKYHDKTLDFNGNGDINPVTWWVLKKYGICIYGQQKAFEYEISSDELVQYVFGNLNTYWVGWIERLEHQLSLTDISEPTTLEQIKQLDFAVEWCTLGMLRQYYSIKEYDVISKVAAGEYGLKLLPDRWHGLIREAIAIKRLERTREYSSYLKRLCDLVELLRLIHTESTAFYNKIRR, via the coding sequence ATGGAGGAGGTACTGAAGATGTCTTACAGGTTGCCAGAAGTTGTTGATACTTCAATGCGAAAGTTAAACGAAGCATTACAAGCTCGGTTGCCGCAGACAATAGAATCCTTTTATGTTTATGGGTCGACCGCACTCAACGCCTATGTTAATGGGTCAAGCGATATAGACTTTCTTGTATTTGTCAATAGAACCCTTATCCCATCGGACATCCAATTCATTATTGAAGCTCATAGGCTTGTTGAGCTGGAATTTCCAACTTTGGACATTATGGGTGCTTACATTAGACAGGAGGATGCAGGAAAATCCTTAAATGAAATTCCTCCATTTCCTAAATATCACGATAAGACTTTAGATTTCAATGGGAATGGGGATATAAATCCTGTTACGTGGTGGGTGCTTAAGAAATACGGTATTTGTATTTATGGACAGCAAAAAGCCTTCGAATATGAGATTTCATCTGACGAACTCGTCCAATATGTATTTGGAAATTTGAATACATATTGGGTCGGATGGATTGAACGACTGGAACATCAATTAAGTTTGACGGACATATCGGAACCAACTACTTTGGAGCAAATTAAGCAGTTAGATTTTGCGGTTGAATGGTGCACGCTTGGCATGTTAAGGCAATATTATTCGATAAAGGAGTACGATGTAATCAGCAAGGTTGCAGCTGGCGAGTATGGGCTTAAACTTTTACCGGATCGTTGGCACGGACTTATCCGCGAGGCAATTGCGATAAAACGTTTAGAGCGTACACGCGAGTATTCTTCTTATTTAAAGCGATTATGTGACTTGGTTGAACTGCTTCGTCTAATTCATACGGAGAGTACCGCCTTCTATAATAAAATCCGTCGCTAA